A section of the Gammaproteobacteria bacterium genome encodes:
- the gspC gene encoding type II secretion system protein GspC — protein MSNRISELRGLSGEQLLARAGELLPPWVVLLLVLAIAWQLVRLTWLLLPGEQSVAAISPTPAMATTASPATTVNYDLSAIVNANLFGEKPAAAVAPPPTENFDELDETQLQLILRGTIAATDDRVALAIIAGDNGEERVYAIGEAVSNGRKLHSVLPDRAILNNNGELESLKLPRDYEATTTSRTTSRRTTTRTNTARAGRQLQRTLSENPAKLTDLIRPQPVFSNGKQLGYRVYPGRRRQQFVALGLKPGDLVTEINGTPLNDPAKGADIFRSLGESNQVTVTVERNGAPEVLVLDTEAINNMEGGKRR, from the coding sequence ATGTCAAATCGCATATCTGAACTTCGCGGCCTATCCGGAGAGCAGCTGCTGGCGCGTGCTGGCGAGCTGCTGCCGCCATGGGTAGTGCTGTTGCTGGTACTGGCCATTGCCTGGCAGCTGGTCAGGCTGACCTGGCTGTTGCTGCCGGGTGAGCAATCCGTCGCAGCCATCAGCCCGACACCGGCGATGGCTACAACAGCGTCTCCCGCCACTACCGTCAACTACGACCTGTCCGCGATCGTAAATGCCAACCTGTTCGGCGAGAAACCCGCGGCCGCCGTGGCGCCACCGCCAACCGAGAACTTCGACGAGCTGGACGAGACCCAGCTGCAACTGATTTTACGCGGGACGATCGCTGCTACTGACGATCGCGTGGCGCTGGCAATTATTGCGGGTGACAACGGCGAGGAGAGGGTCTACGCGATCGGCGAAGCGGTCAGCAATGGCCGCAAACTGCATTCGGTGCTGCCGGACCGGGCCATCCTGAACAACAATGGCGAACTGGAATCACTGAAGCTGCCGAGAGACTACGAAGCGACAACCACCAGTCGCACAACAAGCCGGCGCACCACGACGCGCACGAACACCGCGCGCGCCGGTCGCCAGCTGCAGCGCACGCTGTCGGAAAACCCGGCCAAGCTCACTGACCTGATCCGTCCACAGCCGGTGTTTTCCAACGGCAAGCAGCTTGGCTACCGGGTATATCCGGGCCGGCGCCGGCAGCAATTCGTGGCACTCGGCCTCAAGCCTGGTGACCTGGTGACTGAAATCAATGGCACACCGCTGAATGACCCGGCCAAAGGCGCCGATATTTTCCGTTCGCTCGGGGAATCCAACCAGGTGACAGTTACCGTGGAACGCAATGGTGCACCTGAAGTGCTGGTGCTCGATACCGAAGCAATAAACAACATGGAGGGTGGGAAGCGGCGATGA